Proteins from one Telopea speciosissima isolate NSW1024214 ecotype Mountain lineage chromosome 1, Tspe_v1, whole genome shotgun sequence genomic window:
- the LOC122657828 gene encoding RNA-binding protein 25-like — MRNKCEGKREGSKGAASWPFSFPAYGILIRLSLEFAKHSPVLVDTTASEREMINLIDEVAEARLKHLQRERERERVRDKDRGRETESDWVVRHLYDGHNDAYGGRDKSKDSRHLKDEPDYHYRKGKKDPVKVPSIMDDDLERREKKPLRDEEVEEDCEDRV; from the exons atgaggaacAAATGTGAAGGGAAAAGGGAAG GAAGCAAAGGAGCTGCGTCTTGGCCCTTCTCTTTCCCGGCCTATGGGATCCTCATTAGACTGTCGCTGGAGTTTGCGAAGCACTCACCAGTGCTG GTCGACACAACTGCGTCTGAAAGGGA GATGATTAATCTAATTGATGAGGTAGCTGAGGCAAGGTTGAAACATCTACAG agagaaagggagagggaaagaGTTCGGGATAAAGATAGAGGTAGGGAGACTGAGAGTGATTGGGTGGTCAGACATCTATATGATGGTCATAATGATGCATATGGTGGTCGAGATAAGTCGAAAGATTCCAGGCATTTGAAAGATGAACCGGATTACCACtacaggaaaggaaaaaaagatccAGTAAAGGTGCCCAGCATCATGGATGATGATCTGGAAAGGCGTGAAAAGAAACCATTGAG AGAtgaagaggtagaagaagattgTGAAGATAGGGTTTAA
- the LOC122658002 gene encoding aquaporin PIP2-4-like yields the protein MIFILVYCTAGTSGGHIDPVVTFGLFLTLKVSLIRAVMYMVAQCLGARCSVGLVKAFQKSYYVQYAGGANEISDGFRNGVGLAAEIIGTFVLVYNVFSATDPKKSARDSHVPASSPVLLGKQSIIRSEIESIFNSLVNPHGKTF from the exons ATGATTTTCATCCTGGTTTACTGCACCGCGGGTACCTCTG GAGGGCATATTGACCCAGTAGTGACGTTTGGTCTTTTCTTAACCCTTAAAGTGTCACTAATCCGTGCTGTGATGTACATGGTGGCACAATGCTTGGGTGCCAGGTGTAGTGTAGGGCTTGTAAAGGCCTTCCAAAAGTCTTACTATGTGCAGTATGCTGGTGGGGCGAACGAGATTTCCGATGGCTTCAGAAATGGTGTGGGTTTGGCAGCTGAAATCATTGGTACCTTCGTCCTTGTCTACAATGTTTTCTCTGCTACTGATCCCAAGAAAAGTGCTAGAGATTCCCATGTCCCCGCAAGTTCACCTGTTTTACTTGGAAAACAGAGCATTATTAGAAGCGAAATAGAAAGCATTTTCAATTCTCTTGTTAACCCCCATGGAAAAACGTTCTAA